The genomic stretch CGTCGGGACGACCTTCGATCGGTCGCCCGGCCCGTGCTACACCGAGGATCAGCTCATCGACCTGCTCCACGACGCCGACGCCGCCCTGGTGTCCAGCCGCGACACGATCTCCGCGCGCGTGCTCCAGAGTCTGCCGCGCCTCAACCTCGTCGCCAAGGCCACCATCGGCGTCGAGAAGATCGACCGCGCGGCGGCCACCGAGCTGGGCATCCTGGTCGTCAACAGCCCGGCCCCTGAGAACTTCCTGGGCGTCGCCGAGGCGACCGTCGGCCTGATGATCTCGCTCGCCAAGCGGGTCAACGAGAACCAGCGCCGCGTCCGCGAGGGCAAGTGGAAAGCCCCGGGCAGCCTCGGATCGCTGTTGCTGGGCAAGACGGTCGGCATCATCGGGCTGGGGCGCGTTGGCATGAACGTGGCGAAGCGGCTGAGCGGTTTCGGGGTCCGGCTGATCGCCGCCGATCCGTACGTCGAGCCGGCGATGGCGTTCGCGGTCGGCGTGGAGCTGGTGCGGCTGGACGAGCTGGTGGGCGAGGCCGACTTCATCACCTGCCATGTCACGCTGACCCCGGAGACGCGCGGCATCATCAACGAGGAGCGGCTGCGGGCCATGCAGCCGCACACCTACCTCGTGAACACCTCGCGGGGCGAGGTCGTGGACGAGGCAGCCCTGGCGCGGGCGCTCGACGAGGGCTGGATCGCTGGCGCGGCACTC from Chloroflexota bacterium encodes the following:
- a CDS encoding phosphoglycerate dehydrogenase; the encoded protein is MSDPAKHGSSPRWRVVATGPWDRPGWSSVLEAGGCEVIVGTTFDRSPGPCYTEDQLIDLLHDADAALVSSRDTISARVLQSLPRLNLVAKATIGVEKIDRAAATELGILVVNSPAPENFLGVAEATVGLMISLAKRVNENQRRVREGKWKAPGSLGSLLLGKTVGIIGLGRVGMNVAKRLSGFGVRLIAADPYVEPAMAFAVGVELVRLDELVGEADFITCHVTLTPETRGIINEERLRAMQPHTYLVNTSRGEVVDEAALARALDEGWIAGAALDVFEDEPLAMDNPLRRVNPDRIILTPHCVGGSLASQATGTRMASENILRALRREVPDFVTNRAAIERWRTRVAALAADRATVPSR